From the genome of uncultured Methanobacterium sp.:
ATGGCAGGAGTTCTTGATAGATCTGCAGAATTGGTGTGTATGCATAAATGCTCCGCACTTGGTAGATTGAATTTGGTTAAAACTTCATTTATGGCCTTTGTTTTCACTGTGTTTCTGTTGGGAACCACGATTCTCTTACAGGAGCGGATGTGTTTTTGGAGTGATAATAATTCCTCTTCTGTATCACCAAATCGTTCCCCTTCAACAGATTCTGCATAGGCATTTTTGATTGTTTTCTCGAAGTCCATGGAATAACCTGCTTTTTCTAGTATTTACAACTGTAACCTGTTATTTTTTTATTTTGATATTTTTTCTCATTATATCCCAATGATCCATTATATACCATTATATTCAAGTAAATCTCTTAATATTTCATTAATCCCATTATATTTCAGTGATTCCCACTTCTTTAACAGGACAGGGGATTTCATTAATTTCAGGGTTAAGTCCAAGTTCTTTAATAGTGCGAAGAACTTCCTTAAGGTTTCCACAACTTGGAGAACCAACTCCCTTAACATCCAGTGGATAGTCATCTGGAATTACAGTTGCCACATTATCTGCCCCGGACATTAATGAAAACTTAACATTCTCCGGGCCTATGGTGGGGGTGGGAACAGTGATCCGTAAATCATTGAACATCAATCGGGTTATAGCTATGGTTTTCATCTGCTCAATCAGTGAACAAGGGGGATGATCCGCCATGGGCGTGTCCAGATAAGGATTAAAGCCCATAATTGGTATTTCACCCAGGGTGGGGAATTCTTTAAGTAAAAACAGGTGGTTTACACGGTCCTGGTATGATTCACCAACTCCAATAAGTAAACCAGATGATAATTCTATATCCATATCGTTAACCATTTTACATGCCATTAACCGGTCTTTAAGTAGTTCACCAGGTTTTAGATGATTGAATAGTTTTTGGTTTATTGTTTCAAGGTTACAGCACACTGTGTCAGTCTGGTACTCAGCAAGTTGTTTCAGGGCTTCTGGATTCAAATCAGAACCAACATTCACCAGCAACTCCAGTTTAGTGTTTTCTTTTACAATTCTAGCAGCCTGAACAGCATGCTGTCCGTTGTATCCATGGGCGCCGGAGCAGCTGACCCGGGGAATTCCAGATCTTTCCACAGATCTGGCTGCCATTAATATTTCATCTTCTGTTTTTGTGAAAGAATGATAGTATCCTTCAGAGGATGTTTTAGCTGCAAAACCACAGTATTTACATTTCGGGGTGACTTTACATAAATTGGTTAAATGAACAGTTGAGGTGAGTTTAATACTCCTGTTTTTGGAATCTCGTAGTTTTGAAGCAGCTTCAAAAATTTTAAGGGTGTTTTCATGAGATTTTGTTCGGAACAATTCCAGAACTTCATCTTTTCTTAAATCTTCTTCATTTAACGCCCTTTTGATAATTCTGTTTATCAATTTAGCACCTGATGTGTTTTTTATAAGTATTTTAAGAGTAAGACTTATGAAGAACTTCCAAATCATAGCCAATTAAAATATAAAGCAATGCGTTGGAAGCTATGAGTGTTGGAATTTAAGTTGAAAATTTTCATGCAATCATTTTTATTTTCATTTTATCCTGTTTTTTAAAAAAAAATAAAAAAGGGTGGTCTGTTTATATGTTACAGGTTGGCCCCTTTCCTTTTCTGTTTTCCAGTACTTCCAGGACTGAAGGTAAGACATCTGCGGCAGCACCGAAGTTCATGGAGTCTGCTGTTCCCAGGAGTGCTCCGGGATCCAGTTTTTCTTCCATGTGGTCAATTCCCACACTGTTCATCAGATCGGTTACCTGGGTCAGTGATTCTTTGGCCATCATCTGGGCGAAACCTGCTGGAGCTCCCAGGATGTTCATTACTGAGTCACGGTAGCTCAAGATTCCAGCGTAGGTTATGGCAGTGAGTGCTGAGCACATGTCACAAACTGGACCTAACAGTTCTGCAGGTAATTTGAATGCATTACCACGTGCTGCTACACCCCAATCAACCAGGTTACAGATAGCTTCTTCAGAAGCGTAACCTTCTGCAATGTATACCTGTCCTTTCATTTCAGGTACTGCTCCAGGGTGATATGATGATACATTGACTTTTGGTGCAATGTTCATTTCATCGCTTGATAGGTCTTCGAATATTTTCTGGAACATGGTGGTAGGTACTGTACAGGCATGGGTCAGGATAGCGCCTTCTTTAAGGTCATCGGCGAATTTTTTAATGATTCCCATCTGCATGTCACCCTTAGGGAACCATGTCATAACCCAGTCTGCATCCTGAACTGCTTCATTATCATCGGTGGTGACTTCGAAACCCAGATCTTCAGGGTGAGTAAAGTGAATAGCACCTTTAGGTGGTTTTGGAAGATCTTTAGCTACTGCATTGACTTTTTCCCTGATCTGTGGCATTATGCTTTCAGGGTTTTCTTTGTGAGCTTCAATAACTGCTTCGTATTCAAAATCATCAATGACTGTGAAGTCATTGTCAAATACAGGATCTGATACCACTATTTCATCTATGCCTGCTAATTCCTTGAGTTCTGCCCCCATGGCTATGGTGGAATGAGTCATGGCTATTTCTGGTTTTCCTACTTGTTCTGCTACTTCGCAGGCTCGGCTAAAGTTAGTTATCCCACTGGCTGCGTGGGTTCTGTAACAACCGGCCCCCAATATTGCAAGTTTCATACTATCACTCCTTTTTTCTATCAAATAGTAATAATACTACCATTTTTTGTAGTACAAAATAAGATAGTCTAAATGTAATATAAATGTTTTGATTTATGTCACATATTTTATGAAGTAGAAAAAAATATAATAAAATTTTAGTATATAATAATAAAAAATATTATCCAATAACCTGGATTATCCATACCCTCACATCTATCGTGAAAAATCACAACAATACTCCCCGGAAGATGTTCCTATACAGTTATTATCAATGATTATCAGCATTTGAGTAATATTTGAGAGTAGTTAATTGATTTAATTAATTAAAATTAAATTAAAAATAATAGGGAGTTTAAAACCCCCTGAACCTATGATGACCATTATATTTTGCGATAATGACTTAATTGTGTCCATTTAAAAAACACTATGCTTAATTAAGTCCATTTAAAATACTATTTCCGGATAATTGTAGCTCTTTCATGGATCGGGGCATTTTGATCAGTTAATCCGATCATCTCATCAGGCAAGTGTTCTAAACTAGCCCCATATTTAAGTCCATCAGTCACTGTTTTCTGTTTACGGATGAAAGTTCCTTCCGTCATGTTAAATCCAAATGGTAGATGCCGGGCACATATTTCCCTTAAATTATCATGGAACTGATCAGGATCTTCTATTTCGGTTGTTTTTACTTCAATTAAAACTCTGCCAGTTTTGACATGCAAATCAATTTTTTCACCCTTAATTGTTATAAATCTGGATTCTTCACCAGTTTCTGAAATTGACATTCTTCTCCCATGTAGAACTATCCTATTAACCTCATTTATACCATCCAAGTCAATTAATAGCTTTTCAGTAGTTTCACAACCCAACAAACGGTGGGGAAATATTTCAATATCTGTTACCTGACTTTCAACATCACTTTCAATATCCATTTATTTCAACTCCAGTTTTATTTTTACAATTAACGTTCCAGAATCATTAAAATTCCAGACTAGAACATACCTTTAAAGATTCGAATCAATTGAAATCCATCAATAAC
Proteins encoded in this window:
- a CDS encoding DUF3236 domain-containing protein; this encodes MDFEKTIKNAYAESVEGERFGDTEEELLSLQKHIRSCKRIVVPNRNTVKTKAINEVLTKFNLPSAEHLCIHTNSADLSRTPAITKALMALDTCDCDLVIARGRLGVPGSGSLLVIMDKKGRILSAATSPSHILHGKEVEDAVRDEITHALLRIGFMVVE
- the hmdB gene encoding 5,10-methenyltetrahydromethanopterin hydrogenase cofactor biosynthesis protein HmdB, with amino-acid sequence MINRIIKRALNEEDLRKDEVLELFRTKSHENTLKIFEAASKLRDSKNRSIKLTSTVHLTNLCKVTPKCKYCGFAAKTSSEGYYHSFTKTEDEILMAARSVERSGIPRVSCSGAHGYNGQHAVQAARIVKENTKLELLVNVGSDLNPEALKQLAEYQTDTVCCNLETINQKLFNHLKPGELLKDRLMACKMVNDMDIELSSGLLIGVGESYQDRVNHLFLLKEFPTLGEIPIMGFNPYLDTPMADHPPCSLIEQMKTIAITRLMFNDLRITVPTPTIGPENVKFSLMSGADNVATVIPDDYPLDVKGVGSPSCGNLKEVLRTIKELGLNPEINEIPCPVKEVGITEI
- the hmd gene encoding 5,10-methenyltetrahydromethanopterin hydrogenase; amino-acid sequence: MKLAILGAGCYRTHAASGITNFSRACEVAEQVGKPEIAMTHSTIAMGAELKELAGIDEIVVSDPVFDNDFTVIDDFEYEAVIEAHKENPESIMPQIREKVNAVAKDLPKPPKGAIHFTHPEDLGFEVTTDDNEAVQDADWVMTWFPKGDMQMGIIKKFADDLKEGAILTHACTVPTTMFQKIFEDLSSDEMNIAPKVNVSSYHPGAVPEMKGQVYIAEGYASEEAICNLVDWGVAARGNAFKLPAELLGPVCDMCSALTAITYAGILSYRDSVMNILGAPAGFAQMMAKESLTQVTDLMNSVGIDHMEEKLDPGALLGTADSMNFGAAADVLPSVLEVLENRKGKGPTCNI
- the mcrD gene encoding methyl-coenzyme M reductase operon protein D, producing the protein MDIESDVESQVTDIEIFPHRLLGCETTEKLLIDLDGINEVNRIVLHGRRMSISETGEESRFITIKGEKIDLHVKTGRVLIEVKTTEIEDPDQFHDNLREICARHLPFGFNMTEGTFIRKQKTVTDGLKYGASLEHLPDEMIGLTDQNAPIHERATIIRK